In Styela clava chromosome 10, kaStyClav1.hap1.2, whole genome shotgun sequence, the sequence ttgcaaatgccCCAGGTTTTCAGTTGTGCAACACTATTCCATGCTGTATGCTTGTCACCTATCGAACTATTTTCTCAATCGGTATTGGCTTCAGTATATTAGCAAAATAGGTCGTTTATCTGCATAAAACACATATTATATCACAACATTTCGAACGTCAAATTAAGCTAATATAAATAGATActaacagttttttttaaacgaaGTTTTAAGTATGTGAATGATACATTGAACTTGTTAGGTGATAAAATCAAACCGTTTTCTGAATTTTATAGATTTTTCATTGTATTGCTGTTACGACAtctgaacattttattcaaacttttatttttgtttggttGTGCTGTCCCTCGAAAACGCTTTAGGGGGTTACTGAAGTAACAAGATTGAATATGTACGATATACTCATTGcttaataaaattcatatatatatagcctatattaTTACTATTGGACTTTAGGTGACCGGAGTATTAAATTTGGGGTTCTTATATGAAAGTTTCTCCAAGTACGGGGACATTAAACTCTTTTAAATTATGTGCATTGTTAAATAATTCCTATTTATTTCGTAGGGTGTCACAGTAAAGGTAAAGAAAAGCATCCAATAGTTGCACGAATGCTAATTCGAGTTTCTTTTGTCACTGTCGACGTGGACGAGACCGACGATAAAACGTTACATATAGACGCGTGTGCAGATAGAGCAGTaagtatttttacaaattttattgcatttttgaaCCACATGTtcatttaacaaaaataaattaatcacATCAACAAGAcgttttggtgctcccgaagatggcggacaccgggacgtactatgtgtaccgggttagggttaggccataatttcaggtacaaatacaacgggagtcacttggctagtccccgaactcgtaatagaactaaaatagaaaaaattggaacaaaattatggcctaactctaacctggtacatatactacgtttcggtgtctgccatcttggttcgcatactttgggagtaaCGACTTTTTTTGCATATTCCCAGTTGCTTATTGCAGTAATTCGAGAGTCTTAGCGTACACcaacacaaataaaatattagatacGTTCCGAAAGGCTGCAggaaacgttacaaaaatacatttttgcatTTCTCACTTCAGTTTCGCATGACCCTTATATCATTTAGAATAGTTAGTTTCACTCGTGCACCCTCGCATTATAAGTATTGAGATCTATTAGAGTGACACCATTAAAGAACATGTATTTGGTTACgcagaaacccaatcgatagtACATGgcgaattttattttaattctacaaatagtggtatcggtatATAGCGGAAACTCCTTAGTAACAAATCTactttgtcaaatatttttttttgcgcaGTCATACgcgaattattttattttgatgtcAATATTTAAATCTGCGCATGACACTTAATAAGGTATTCCTATGATAAATCGATCTCCGAGACAGTGTTTTCCTAAAATTATGCCATTTTATGGATTTCCTTCAGTGAATGAATACCTAAATGTTATACCACATTCTTtctttatttgtaaatattatttaattcattGACAGGTATATGGATATAGATCATCCTTAAAGACATATTTCCTTTCTAATACGTCACTTATGAAAGTATTAGAGGATGGTGAAGACGAAAACTTTTTGACAATGTTGAGAAAACTTCATAGATTATGGAtatgtgacaaattttataCGATATGTAAAAAGTTCACGGTGAGTAGTAAGAGTTTGAATTCATATATATTCTCAAAAAAAAGGCTCTGCATGTACAAGAATGAACTTTCTGTCGATGCGAAATGTGTAATTAATAAACGAAACGAAAAGCAGTAATTAGGAACAATCAGATGTGTTTCATTTTTCGGATAGCTTCAAATCGTGGTTTGCTTAAAAAATTTCTCTTCGAAAATCTTATTGTTTCTATTTCAGTGGTGCATTTATTGCAAACATATTCCGGAACTCAGAGCGGTGGGATTGTGCAGATAACAAGACTTGGAAGTGATAATAATCACTGacatattttgacaaaaacgTCGAGATCGCTTACGATATTCCAAATCTGGAACCCAAAGTCAACGAGAGTTAAAGCGTAAATCATCAACCTAACACAacacttcaaaattatttcctCTTGACAGAAAGCTTGATTGAAAATgtgaattgttttttcattatcaACCGAATGATGTAAGGAATTTGAACCAGTACTTTTTGAATGTTGAACCTATTTGACATAAACCGATGTGAAGTAGAAATTCCAAGCGTACTTGAGCAAGAAAACTCAAACGTACTCGATCAATTACTTGGGTTTCTCTTGAAATATCTATGTAATCATTTCAGTTGGTTACATAAATACGAATTTAATACGTGACTTACGATAGCCAATTATGACTACTGAGTTTATTATGCGGATCAACGTGTTTTGTAATTCATTTGAGACAATGATAaagcatttattttttcacatttctgCGAGATTCATAAGTATAGCCGCTGGTCGGCAACACGTCTTTTATTTATGACgcatttttatcaatttatctttatgattatatttaatcgattttgttaatataaaaacACATTGTAATTGTttatcttttcattaaatcgaAACGTTCCGTTCCAGCAACTTCTCAAATTGACGCAAATGTCAAAGACATCACTGCGGTTTTAAGCTGGAAGTCGGAAAATTATTGATATGAATTGAACTTTTATAAGTTCATCATTATTACGCCATTTAATTATGGCAGCAAAAATTTCGTCCGGAGATTCGGGGAACATACGTAGTAGGTAGCAACTCCAGACAACTAGCTATAATCTGCTGACATTTTTGGTAATTAGATATACTTATTTTACAGCAGGGTAATTTTGGAATTTTACTTGCCACCCGTTAGTTGAGGTTATTTTTAACGATCGTATATTCTAAAAGAAGACAAAAAGGACTATATCTGAGGAGATGACATATTAAATTAACtgctatatttttcaaaaaaatcacgCATATCCTCAAATGTTGCTATATATTAGAGCGAGTTAGTTGGAGGTACCAGGTATTAGCTATTGCACGGTAGGAAAACCTATTTTATCATAGATTTACCGACACAGTTTGAGGACTACCTACGGCCATTGAAACGagatagcaatgctcaaatatatgaacacgaaagccaaaacaaaaTGGTATCAAATCtattacagtaccggtagtctgatCACCCGATCACCGAGATGTGATCACGGAACCACGGCACCCAatttttaatgacgtcatcacacaaaactttgaAGTGAAAACGAATCTCATAGAGCCCACatccatttttaaataaactgaAAACCTTATTTAATTGCCTTCTAGAGTCAACAAACttcaaccactggaaattttattggtccagtagttgaagataatagcacaaaaataaaaaaaatttcacaacgtAATAACAAAACGTGCTATAGGCCCACTTCGTTTCCAATAAAAGAACATAAGGAATAGTGTTCGTTCACTGCAGTTCTTCGCGATACAAGCATATGGTATAGTTTACTATGACGGCAGCTTGCTTGATTTCCAAAAAACATCGTTAATATAAGCACTAAATGCCTACACGAACCATGGCCATATGACATTCAATCATTAACAATTGTTTTTAGTCGTTTACAACATTCAGAATAATGCCTAACATTTTGTAGTTATTTTACCATAAAAAGGCAATAATATAGTGGCGGCTCTGTACTTCAGTCAAGAATATCGAATTCCGACACTTTGTTCACATTGTAATCACTGGAAGAGGGCGGAAACATCTTGTGATCTGCACAGGTTACATGAATAGCTTCGTCCATATGTGTTGGCAATTTTACATGCTCACCTCATTAGTTCTTGCAATACTACATCGATGACATATAATTACTGCTCTGCAACAAGCATAAATgttcaaatattgtatttttcttttgttaTTATGTATAATCGAACGCGTGATCAACACGAAGGCTGCATGTAGGCAAGGTAAGAATCTTGAATATCAGTTAAGACaagaaaatgacaaaataatcattaatatcCTATTTCGCGCCAAAAAAGTGTCATAGTATGGATGATATGGATGTCCACACATAAACTAGGCTTGTCAGTATGAGTAATATTGGAAGGCATGATTTTAAAACGTAAGACAATATAGTTGTAGAATACAGACTTTAAACTTCTAATGATTCTTTCCGTTGAAGTCAACATCTATAAGTAATTTGAAGTCTCATGTCGTGAATATATGTGAAAATTTCAAGTATATACATCTTATTTGCAATGCCCATTGGCGATAAGAAGAGTGTTGTCAAAAGTTTTTTCTTGTACTTCTTTGTTTGTATGTGATTGATTCTCCATATACTTCACCTAAATTGTATTCTTCGAATTATACTATACAATGCTCCCACGAATTGCTAACACGTCATACAAGAAATTATGAACTATTTTTAAATGAAGAATTTTCTCAATGGAGTTCATGGTCCTCGTGTAGTTCAACGTGTGGTTATGGACACGAATCTCGAAAGAGGACAAAGTGCAATCCTTATACTGCTTCCACTGGTGCGGAAAATGAACAACGATTCTGCATGCTACGCTTTTGTCCTAGTAAGTATATGGAATTATGTATATTATTCATTCTAAGAAAGAAATCATatattgacaaatattttctgCATCAGTATGTTTTCCGCTTTGTTTTAAGATGATGTCAAATAAcatttcgcaaaaaaaaaaacatagaaaaTAAGGCAATGTGTGCAAATTCATAGGTTTAGAGTAGAAGTTTGATaagaatttcttttgttttaggTACACACACGTTATTCGAGATGTAGAAAAATTCTTTAGTTCATTACACCAAATTTAAAAAGCTATTTTTCATACTTGTTTAAATTCctatttattattgaattagTTTATcaatttctaatatatatatatttgattcaCAAAATTCAGGCTATTTGACTTGGCCGCGATTGCATTTTTACGGGAAGTTGATTGCAGACGTCAGTACAAGGAACAATATACGATGCAATTACGATACCAAACATTTTGTAACTGCATTTGGATCAAGATCCGTGAGTCCCTCCATTATTTTAATAGTTATTCGAAAGTGGGCTAGTCCAAAGTGGACCTATGAAGCGtttgttaatatgttgttgttgttcgtATGCTTCTTTTCttgatgttgttgttgttaaaagAACGTTTTCTCTTTAATTACGGACCATTTGCTTTgcttttcagtggttaaagattgttgttgtctcCAGGGggtcaatatttttatttatttcgaaaatttctgCGGGCTCTACGAGATTTGTTGTTTTCatgtgatgacgtcattaaaatgaaaatgtacgcaccttgtggcggttccgcgtttgCTGAGATTTGGTGGTCAGTCGATGTCGGAAAGACTGCGGTACTGTACCGGAACTGTAAAGATTGGATACCCGTACTACCTTATTTGACATACGTGTCCATAtgtttgagcataactctcttgtatTAATGAGTAGCAGCTCAGCATCCTAATCCATTACAGTCTAAGGAAGTAAAAACCTTTTCAAGCAAAAAGTTACTGGCTCATATGCAAAAAACCTTGTAAATAGAAGTATATTCAAAGACATCACATTCATGAGAAGCTCGCAACCCGTTGAAATTGCagaactgaaaaaaatattcctttCAGTGTAATATCGGGAGGGAAGATTATTCAAATCAATCGTTTATCAATCACAATATTATTGCTTGTCTATATAGTTAGGTTTATTTGTCGCT encodes:
- the LOC120338068 gene encoding uncharacterized protein LOC120338068, producing MPRLLKFLRRIADPISQFSEHMESGCSFAMHCPRQLLRRKLTLITIAVWCFLILSIEGCHSKGKEKHPIVARMLIRVSFVTVDVDETDDKTLHIDACADRAVYGYRSSLKTYFLSNTSLMKVLEDGEDENFLTMLRKLHRLWICDKFYTICKKFTWCIYCKHIPELRAVGLCR